In Halarcobacter bivalviorum, a genomic segment contains:
- a CDS encoding Fur family transcriptional regulator, whose product MANSNEVIDELKKIVKQKGLKYTEQREVVLNVLLHAEEHLTAEEIYNLIKAKNPDSNIGIATVYRALSFLEEVNLITSINFGVDGKKYESNKKEHHDHLICTGCGKIIEFLDDEIEKRQERIAKKNKFKITSHSMQLYGTCPECQE is encoded by the coding sequence ATGGCAAATAGCAATGAAGTAATTGATGAATTAAAGAAAATTGTTAAACAAAAAGGCTTAAAATATACAGAACAAAGAGAAGTTGTTTTGAATGTTTTACTTCATGCTGAGGAACACTTAACTGCAGAAGAAATTTATAATCTTATTAAAGCTAAAAATCCTGACTCAAATATTGGTATTGCAACAGTATATAGAGCACTAAGCTTTTTAGAAGAGGTTAATTTAATCACATCAATTAATTTTGGTGTAGACGGTAAAAAGTATGAAAGCAATAAAAAAGAACATCATGATCATTTAATTTGTACAGGTTGTGGAAAAATTATTGAATTTTTAGATGATGAGATAGAAAAAAGACAAGAAAGAATTGCAAAGAAAAATAAATTTAAGATTACAAGTCACTCTATGCAATTATATGGTACTTGTCCTGAGTGTCAAGAGTAA
- a CDS encoding Spy/CpxP family protein refolding chaperone yields MKRKMIISVALATVLASGLYASCYNNMSGGNNMCGGNGNYNNAPHKMMKKGSSGFMSMVYQLNLNEKQKEQISAIRQEMFKNRFQKESAFTESSFDKDKYIELMKQRRENMIESKAEMIDKVYKLLDKEQKKELKAMMDRKKERISFMMNKRMNFDQNCYGRR; encoded by the coding sequence ATGAAAAGAAAAATGATTATTTCAGTAGCATTAGCTACAGTTTTAGCAAGTGGTTTATATGCATCATGCTATAATAATATGTCTGGTGGTAACAATATGTGCGGAGGAAATGGAAACTATAATAATGCTCCTCATAAAATGATGAAAAAAGGTTCTTCAGGTTTTATGTCAATGGTTTATCAATTAAATTTAAATGAAAAACAAAAAGAACAAATTTCAGCAATCAGACAAGAGATGTTTAAAAACAGATTTCAAAAAGAGAGTGCTTTTACAGAATCATCTTTTGATAAAGATAAGTATATTGAGTTAATGAAACAAAGAAGAGAGAATATGATAGAATCTAAAGCTGAAATGATTGATAAAGTTTATAAGCTTTTAGATAAAGAGCAAAAAAAAGAGCTTAAAGCAATGATGGATAGAAAAAAAGAGAGAATCTCTTTCATGATGAATAAAAGGATGAACTTTGATCAAAATTGCTATGGTAGAAGATGA
- a CDS encoding cache domain-containing protein: MKISNTISKSIFIVSTVSIILVLLITILLQYNNFLQESQEIKTTYIEQKKRHLKKEVDKVYKYIEFRDKEIIDNLKKELKQKVENAYNTALYIYNENKNKKSEQEIKELIVNVLKNYSFTNERSYYFINSNKGRAILFNKESYLDSYKDVWNLYDVKGEYIIQKQSTIALNHGSGYITNHFVKPDLTNNKQYPKLSYIKHFEPFNWHIGIGEYLDDIEKQVQDTILNYVASIRYDKSGYIFINTLDKKALIFSGEKQNPIKIYPDYELFKKQLDVSTNSEGGFIRYNFTKLDSKKEYPKIAYVKRYEKWGWMIGTGAYIDEIDEIIEQKKLFLKNSVFFQLELAFIFILLVILIIYFISKKTSSLINMHIENFINEFKIATKEFKKINTYNLVYDEFKTLANSLNQTLEQRNKDYEKLNNYTKIINEHIISSSTDLNGMITDVSQAFCEISGFTKEELIGQNHNIIRDPSLSKEFYEEVWEQLNKNNSFKGEIKNRKKSGESYWVDIIIQPIFENGVKIGYTAIKHDITDKKRIEELSITDELTKLYNRRYFNIKIEELILKATKKEQVLSLFIMDVDYFKKYNDTYGHQEGDEALIKISTFLKSFFKEYKSYVFRLGGEEFAILLISKDKEEAVYLANSLKEGIEDLKIIHEKSEVSSYMTSSTGLAFLEKEMESKELYIKADKALYKAKQEGRNKVSII, encoded by the coding sequence ATGAAAATTTCTAATACCATTTCAAAATCTATCTTTATAGTTTCTACTGTTTCAATTATTTTAGTTTTGTTAATCACTATTTTGCTTCAATATAATAATTTCTTACAAGAGAGTCAAGAGATTAAAACTACTTATATTGAACAAAAAAAAAGACATCTAAAAAAAGAAGTTGATAAAGTATATAAATATATTGAATTTAGAGATAAAGAAATTATTGATAACTTAAAAAAAGAGTTAAAACAAAAAGTAGAGAATGCTTATAATACTGCTTTATATATCTATAATGAAAACAAAAATAAAAAGAGTGAACAAGAGATAAAAGAGCTTATTGTAAATGTTCTTAAAAACTATAGCTTTACAAATGAAAGATCTTATTATTTTATTAATAGTAATAAAGGTAGAGCTATTTTATTTAATAAAGAGTCTTATCTTGATTCTTACAAAGATGTTTGGAATTTATATGATGTAAAAGGTGAATATATCATACAAAAACAAAGTACTATTGCTTTAAATCATGGTTCAGGTTATATTACAAACCATTTTGTAAAACCTGATTTAACAAATAACAAACAATATCCTAAACTTTCATATATAAAACATTTTGAACCTTTTAATTGGCACATAGGAATTGGAGAATATCTTGATGATATTGAGAAACAAGTTCAAGATACTATTTTAAACTATGTTGCTTCTATAAGGTATGATAAAAGTGGCTATATTTTTATTAATACTTTAGATAAAAAAGCTTTAATTTTTAGTGGAGAAAAACAAAACCCTATAAAGATTTATCCTGATTATGAACTTTTTAAAAAACAATTAGATGTTTCAACAAATAGTGAAGGTGGTTTTATAAGATATAACTTCACAAAATTAGATTCAAAAAAAGAGTATCCCAAAATTGCTTATGTAAAAAGATATGAGAAATGGGGTTGGATGATTGGAACAGGTGCTTATATTGATGAAATTGATGAGATTATTGAACAAAAAAAACTCTTCTTAAAAAATAGTGTCTTTTTTCAATTAGAGCTTGCTTTTATTTTTATTTTGTTAGTTATTTTAATAATCTATTTTATTTCAAAAAAAACCTCTTCTTTAATAAATATGCATATTGAAAACTTTATTAATGAGTTTAAAATAGCTACAAAAGAGTTTAAAAAAATAAATACTTATAATCTAGTCTATGATGAATTTAAAACTTTAGCAAATAGCCTTAACCAAACTTTAGAGCAAAGAAATAAGGATTATGAAAAACTTAACAATTATACAAAAATTATTAATGAACATATAATAAGTTCAAGTACTGATTTAAATGGTATGATAACTGATGTTTCTCAAGCTTTCTGTGAGATTTCTGGTTTTACAAAAGAGGAACTAATTGGACAGAATCATAATATTATTAGAGATCCTAGTTTATCTAAAGAGTTTTATGAAGAGGTTTGGGAACAACTAAATAAAAACAATTCTTTTAAAGGTGAAATAAAAAATAGAAAAAAAAGTGGTGAAAGTTATTGGGTAGATATTATTATTCAACCTATTTTTGAAAATGGAGTTAAAATAGGTTATACAGCAATAAAACATGATATTACTGATAAAAAAAGAATTGAAGAATTATCAATTACAGATGAGCTAACAAAACTTTACAATAGAAGATATTTTAATATCAAGATTGAAGAATTAATATTAAAAGCTACTAAAAAAGAGCAGGTTTTATCTCTTTTTATAATGGATGTTGATTATTTTAAAAAATATAATGATACTTATGGACATCAAGAAGGAGATGAGGCTTTAATAAAAATCTCTACTTTTTTAAAATCTTTTTTCAAAGAGTATAAATCTTATGTATTTAGATTGGGAGGCGAAGAGTTTGCTATTTTACTTATTTCAAAAGATAAAGAAGAAGCTGTTTATTTAGCAAATTCTCTTAAAGAAGGAATAGAAGATTTAAAAATTATTCATGAAAAAAGTGAAGTTTCATCATATATGACAAGCTCAACAGGACTTGCTTTCTTAGAAAAAGAAATGGAAAGTAAGGAGCTTTATATAAAAGCAGATAAAGCTTTATATAAAGCAAAACAAGAAGGAAGAAACAAAGTATCAATTATCTAA
- a CDS encoding cytochrome-c peroxidase has translation MFFKKILFLQIAIVYLLGSSIEPIPQTVDYNYEKALLGKKLFFDPILSKDSSISCATCHDLNNGGDDGLKFSVGIDGQEGDINAPTVLNSFFNFRQFWDGRAHNLEEQALGPIENPIEMGHDFATLVEKLKTTTYNKDFKKIYIDGITKENLADAIAEFEKTLITPNSAFDRFLRGDETAITSFEKEGYELFRSKGCISCHNGVNIGGNLYSKFGMIVDIDSKHLGKYNITKNEWDKYYFKVPSLRNISLTAPYFHDGRYDNLKDAVKTMSLVQLGRPITEKEIEKIVAFLKTLNGELIIIK, from the coding sequence TTGTTTTTTAAAAAAATTCTTTTTTTACAAATTGCTATTGTATATCTTTTAGGCTCAAGTATTGAACCTATCCCTCAAACAGTCGATTATAATTATGAAAAAGCATTATTAGGGAAGAAACTCTTTTTTGATCCAATACTCTCAAAAGATAGTTCAATTTCTTGTGCTACTTGCCATGATTTAAACAATGGTGGAGATGATGGTTTAAAATTTTCTGTAGGAATTGATGGTCAAGAAGGTGATATAAATGCTCCTACTGTATTAAACTCTTTTTTCAATTTTAGACAATTTTGGGATGGTAGAGCGCACAATTTAGAAGAGCAAGCCTTAGGTCCTATAGAAAATCCTATAGAAATGGGTCATGACTTTGCTACTTTAGTAGAAAAACTAAAAACTACTACATATAATAAAGATTTTAAAAAAATATATATTGATGGAATTACAAAAGAAAATCTTGCTGATGCAATTGCTGAATTTGAAAAAACTCTAATTACTCCAAACTCTGCTTTTGATAGATTTTTAAGAGGTGATGAAACTGCAATTACTTCTTTTGAAAAAGAAGGATATGAACTCTTTAGAAGTAAAGGTTGTATCTCTTGTCATAATGGGGTAAATATTGGAGGGAATCTTTATAGTAAATTTGGAATGATAGTTGATATTGATAGTAAACATTTAGGTAAATATAATATTACAAAAAATGAATGGGATAAATACTATTTTAAAGTTCCAAGTTTAAGAAATATTAGTTTAACAGCTCCATACTTTCATGATGGACGTTATGATAATCTTAAAGATGCTGTAAAGACAATGTCTTTAGTTCAATTAGGAAGACCAATAACAGAAAAAGAAATAGAAAAAATTGTAGCCTTTCTAAAAACATTAAATGGGGAATTAATAATAATAAAATAG
- a CDS encoding response regulator transcription factor, translated as MIKIAMVEDDLELADVLTQYLKQYNIEVTNYEEPFLALSSLKFNKFDLLILDLTLPGMDGLDVCKEVVKNFDIPIIISSARSDITDKVTALQLGADDYLPKPYDPRELEVRIKTILRRFNHNSVEEKNDIKRVFELNCDKKEITKNGKFIKLTAAEYEVLSLMVQRDGFVISREDIFENSNLLNSDYENSGSLAVIINRIRQKIEDNPKEPKYLHTIRGMGYKFTNE; from the coding sequence TTGATCAAAATTGCTATGGTAGAAGATGATTTAGAATTAGCAGATGTTCTAACTCAATATTTAAAGCAATATAATATTGAAGTAACGAATTACGAAGAGCCTTTTTTGGCTCTAAGTAGTTTGAAATTCAATAAATTTGATTTATTAATACTAGATTTAACACTTCCAGGAATGGATGGTCTTGATGTATGTAAAGAGGTTGTTAAAAATTTTGATATTCCTATTATTATTTCAAGTGCCAGAAGTGATATTACTGATAAAGTCACAGCTTTACAATTAGGAGCTGATGATTATCTTCCAAAACCTTATGACCCAAGAGAATTAGAAGTTCGAATAAAAACAATTTTAAGAAGATTTAACCATAATAGTGTAGAAGAAAAAAATGATATTAAAAGAGTTTTTGAGCTAAATTGTGATAAAAAAGAGATTACAAAAAATGGTAAATTCATTAAATTAACAGCAGCTGAGTATGAAGTATTATCTTTGATGGTACAAAGAGATGGCTTTGTAATAAGTAGAGAAGATATCTTTGAAAATTCAAATTTATTGAACTCAGATTATGAAAACTCAGGTTCTTTAGCTGTTATAATAAATAGAATTAGACAAAAAATTGAGGATAATCCAAAAGAACCAAAATATCTTCATACTATAAGAGGAATGGGGTACAAATTTACAAATGAATAG
- a CDS encoding flavodoxin, which produces MKNIAIFYASSTGNTKAIAEQLSKNLDGIKEYNIKLTGCEYMRDYENLILGISTWEDGKMQEDWEKSWEEFSRIDFKNKKVAIFGLGNQKKYKNNFLDAMGKLYKQLIKANAQVIGFTSTIGYEFEKSEAVIENSFVGLALDLENKEDNLKKIEEWTTILKREFK; this is translated from the coding sequence ATGAAAAATATAGCAATTTTTTATGCTAGTAGCACAGGTAATACAAAAGCAATAGCAGAACAGTTATCTAAAAATTTAGATGGAATAAAAGAGTACAATATAAAACTCACTGGTTGCGAATATATGAGAGACTATGAAAACCTTATTCTAGGTATTTCAACCTGGGAAGATGGAAAAATGCAAGAAGACTGGGAAAAAAGTTGGGAAGAGTTTTCCAGAATAGATTTTAAAAATAAAAAAGTTGCAATATTTGGACTAGGCAATCAAAAAAAATATAAAAATAATTTTTTAGATGCAATGGGAAAGTTATATAAGCAACTAATTAAAGCAAATGCTCAAGTAATAGGTTTCACTTCTACTATTGGGTATGAGTTTGAAAAATCTGAGGCAGTAATTGAAAATAGTTTTGTTGGATTAGCATTAGATTTAGAAAATAAAGAAGATAATTTGAAAAAAATTGAAGAGTGGACTACAATTTTAAAAAGAGAGTTCAAATAG
- a CDS encoding EAL domain-containing protein codes for MKKFIATFEMKLIFFAFFIGSLFAYLYHIENSIKNYSFYKKGIHELKFINLYLDNFLEKQDKFVNFDEIVKKTNGFDEILNGILKSKIKTEFSPIIYIELAEIHSLFAEKLDYIERYKSLQASNLSSIYFIYDLNQYFNKSRISNDHKVLINQTLFLLMQSFINLSDNQKTLNKNLNKIDILVKEIQDKRLELLYIHTKKTINKIVQINKLKDNVTNLDLAQKLERVDTLLIESYNKKMLMQLIIASIFFLFLIFMIIVIYLEHKRTRKIKNELLAFKYAVENSDNSIILTDPEQNILYVNENFEKISGYKKEDVLGNNPRFLNSGDTPVNTYSELNNKLQNGEKWEGEFVNKRKDGTIFYEKASIVPILLNKKIVNYLAIKLDITKYVKQKESLELSSIAFDNIQEGVLICDKNKKIITVNNAFENISGYERLELLGKTPRILQSGYHDKVFYNKMWTSINENNYWRGKIYDKRKDGEIIPIWLNISALRDKDGKFSKFIAVHTNLKEIIETQEKADFLAYHDPLTKLPNRAKLEEDLAYNISIAKRNESNLFVLFIDLDRFKIINDTLGHQIGDELLKVLAQRLKKVLRDTDTIARMGGDEFIVVLDSSKTKKAAGYVCQRILELIKEPIKVKSHVLNTSASIGVSMYPNDGTDISTLIKNADTAMYHAKEKGKDNYQYYDKQLSIDVHEQLKIEQALKGVLQRGEMFLCYQPQYLLETKEVVSFEALVRWEHPVLGFIRPDKFISIAEDTGMIVEVGKFIFETACKDFIEFRKLKKNLKYMAINISSVQFKDKNFVSDILEIVNRYNLQPNEIELEVTERYIMEFSKTNMQCMSKLRELGFRFSIDDFGTGYSSMSYLTKLPIDVIKVDKAFIDNTPHDNGNVQISKAIVALSKSLGYSVIAEGIEYEEQEEYLKGIDCNMGQGYLFSKPLNFQETKELLIKYQLDN; via the coding sequence ATGAAGAAATTTATTGCAACATTTGAAATGAAGCTAATCTTTTTTGCTTTTTTTATAGGTTCGCTTTTTGCATATTTATACCATATAGAAAATAGTATTAAAAATTATAGCTTTTATAAAAAAGGGATTCATGAATTAAAATTTATAAATTTATATTTAGATAATTTTTTAGAAAAACAAGATAAATTTGTAAATTTTGATGAGATTGTAAAAAAGACAAATGGCTTTGATGAGATATTAAATGGTATTTTAAAAAGTAAAATCAAAACAGAATTTTCTCCAATTATTTATATTGAATTAGCTGAAATTCACTCTTTATTTGCAGAAAAGTTAGATTATATTGAAAGATATAAATCTTTACAAGCTTCAAATTTAAGTTCGATCTATTTTATTTATGATTTGAATCAATATTTTAATAAAAGTAGAATTTCTAATGACCATAAAGTTTTAATAAATCAAACACTATTTTTGTTAATGCAAAGTTTTATCAATCTAAGTGATAATCAAAAAACTTTGAATAAAAATCTAAATAAAATAGATATCTTAGTAAAAGAGATTCAAGATAAAAGATTAGAATTATTATATATACATACAAAAAAAACTATTAATAAAATAGTTCAAATAAATAAATTAAAAGATAATGTAACAAATTTAGATTTAGCACAAAAATTAGAAAGAGTAGATACTCTTTTAATAGAGAGTTATAATAAAAAAATGTTGATGCAGTTAATAATTGCTTCAATATTTTTCCTATTTTTAATCTTTATGATAATAGTGATTTATTTAGAGCATAAAAGAACAAGAAAAATAAAAAATGAACTTTTAGCTTTTAAATATGCAGTTGAAAACTCTGATAATTCTATTATTTTAACTGACCCAGAACAAAATATTTTATATGTGAATGAAAATTTTGAAAAAATAAGTGGATATAAAAAAGAGGATGTTCTTGGAAATAATCCTAGATTTTTAAATTCAGGAGATACCCCTGTTAATACTTATTCTGAATTAAATAATAAATTACAAAATGGTGAGAAATGGGAAGGAGAGTTTGTTAATAAAAGAAAAGATGGAACTATCTTTTATGAAAAAGCTTCAATTGTTCCTATTTTACTTAATAAAAAAATTGTAAATTATCTTGCAATAAAACTTGATATTACTAAATATGTAAAACAAAAAGAGAGTTTGGAGTTATCTTCTATTGCTTTTGATAATATTCAAGAAGGTGTTTTAATTTGTGATAAAAATAAAAAGATTATTACTGTAAATAATGCTTTTGAGAATATTAGTGGCTATGAAAGATTAGAACTTTTAGGTAAAACTCCAAGAATTCTTCAATCTGGTTATCATGATAAAGTTTTTTATAATAAGATGTGGACTTCAATAAATGAGAATAATTATTGGAGAGGTAAAATTTATGATAAAAGAAAAGATGGAGAAATTATTCCTATTTGGTTAAATATTTCAGCTTTACGAGATAAAGATGGAAAGTTTTCTAAATTTATTGCTGTTCATACAAATTTAAAAGAGATTATTGAAACACAAGAAAAGGCTGATTTTTTAGCTTATCATGACCCTTTAACAAAACTTCCAAATAGAGCAAAACTAGAAGAAGATTTAGCTTATAATATCTCTATTGCAAAGAGAAATGAATCAAATCTTTTTGTACTATTTATTGACCTTGATAGATTTAAAATAATCAATGATACTTTAGGTCATCAAATAGGAGATGAATTATTAAAAGTTTTAGCTCAAAGATTAAAAAAAGTCTTAAGAGATACTGATACTATTGCTAGAATGGGTGGAGACGAGTTTATTGTAGTTTTAGATTCAAGTAAAACTAAAAAAGCAGCTGGTTATGTTTGCCAAAGAATTTTAGAATTAATAAAAGAGCCAATAAAAGTTAAAAGCCATGTTCTAAATACAAGTGCAAGTATTGGGGTTTCTATGTATCCTAATGATGGAACAGATATCTCAACACTTATAAAAAATGCAGATACTGCAATGTATCATGCAAAAGAGAAAGGTAAAGACAATTATCAATATTATGATAAGCAGTTATCAATTGATGTTCATGAACAATTAAAAATTGAACAGGCTTTAAAAGGAGTTTTACAAAGAGGTGAAATGTTTTTATGTTATCAACCTCAATATTTACTTGAAACTAAAGAAGTAGTCTCTTTTGAAGCTTTAGTTCGATGGGAACACCCTGTTCTAGGTTTTATTAGACCTGATAAATTTATAAGTATTGCTGAAGATACAGGAATGATTGTAGAAGTGGGTAAATTTATTTTTGAAACAGCTTGTAAAGATTTTATTGAGTTTAGAAAATTAAAGAAAAACCTAAAATATATGGCAATAAACATCTCAAGTGTACAATTTAAAGACAAAAACTTTGTATCGGATATTTTAGAGATAGTAAATAGATATAATCTTCAACCAAATGAAATAGAGCTAGAAGTTACAGAAAGATATATCATGGAGTTTTCTAAGACTAATATGCAGTGTATGTCAAAACTAAGAGAATTAGGTTTTAGGTTTTCAATTGATGATTTTGGTACAGGATACTCTTCTATGAGTTATTTAACAAAACTTCCTATCGATGTTATAAAAGTTGATAAAGCTTTTATTGATAATACTCCTCATGATAATGGAAATGTTCAAATTTCTAAAGCAATAGTAGCACTATCAAAAAGTTTAGGTTATAGTGTAATCGCAGAGGGAATTGAATATGAAGAACAAGAAGAGTATTTAAAAGGTATTGATTGTAATATGGGACAAGGATATCTTTTCTCTAAACCTTTAAATTTTCAAGAGACAAAAGAGTTATTGATAAAGTATCAATTAGATAATTGA
- a CDS encoding FeoA family protein, whose amino-acid sequence MYLNELSKNECAKIVAIKCTDKLKARLSSFGITRGSDVFIIEHTLSKNTIEIKINNTKIALRKSEAKLIEVEKSSCKN is encoded by the coding sequence TTGTATCTTAATGAACTATCAAAAAATGAATGTGCAAAAATCGTTGCTATAAAATGTACTGATAAATTAAAAGCTAGACTCTCTTCTTTTGGAATTACACGAGGCTCTGATGTTTTTATTATCGAACATACATTATCAAAAAATACAATTGAAATTAAAATAAACAATACAAAAATTGCTTTAAGAAAATCAGAGGCAAAACTTATTGAAGTAGAAAAAAGCTCATGCAAAAACTAA
- the feoB gene encoding ferrous iron transport protein B, protein MQKLIKIALVGQPNVGKSMLINSISNSRLKVGNFSGVTVEKAVVEFEYKDYLFHITDLPGSYALNDYTLEEKVTKKYLEDDEYDIILNVVDSTNLERNLYLTSELLALNKKMVIALNMIDEAKKENIEIDELQLSKIIGKPCIKTSAKNKIGINELVKALIDKFETPKLESKLIFSDVVEEEINNIIKLLEAKNYKTEVTYRELAIKLLQEDKKTFLSFHDEPIWIELQPLLNNAFEHLYIHFHTKNMKDIFDDEKFAFAKGAVKETVVLNEKIENKTLSDKIDNLLINKFLGLPIFLFLMWVLFQLTFELGNIPMDIIDSFFATLIESTKNALGENQLSSIIADGAIAGVGSVILFLPNIVILFFGIALLETTGYMSRVAFLLDGFFHKFGLHGKSFIPLVTGFGCSVPAYMSARTLKNEKDRLLTLFIIGFMSCGARLPIYVLFTGAFFSQEQAGNILFLIYISGALLGLIAAKVLKITVFKNEDEPFVMEMPKYRLPSFKLIWHTVSNQALMYLKKAGTFILAASILIWFASNYPKHLDYEEMMNKKIEKAVNIQEVEKLENEIALYNLENSYLGKIGKFSQPLFEPLGFDWRMTVALETGLAAKEIVVSTLGILYGLGEELSEESDSLIDKVRANIPFTSAVAFIVFVMIYLPCLAASMVFTREAGGWKYFVYLFIFTTTTAWVLSFIAYNIAKVIVI, encoded by the coding sequence ATGCAAAAACTAATAAAAATTGCTCTTGTAGGTCAACCAAATGTTGGTAAATCAATGCTTATTAACTCTATTTCTAATTCAAGATTGAAAGTTGGAAATTTCTCAGGAGTTACAGTTGAGAAGGCTGTTGTTGAGTTTGAATACAAAGATTACCTTTTCCATATTACAGATTTACCAGGTTCTTATGCTTTAAATGACTATACTTTAGAAGAAAAAGTTACTAAAAAATATTTAGAAGATGATGAGTATGATATTATTTTAAATGTTGTTGACTCAACAAATTTAGAGAGAAACTTATATCTTACAAGTGAACTTTTAGCTTTAAATAAAAAAATGGTTATTGCTTTAAATATGATTGATGAAGCAAAAAAAGAGAATATTGAGATTGATGAATTACAATTAAGTAAAATCATTGGAAAACCTTGTATTAAAACTTCTGCAAAAAATAAAATAGGTATTAATGAACTTGTTAAAGCCTTAATAGATAAATTTGAAACACCAAAACTTGAATCAAAACTTATTTTTTCAGATGTTGTTGAAGAAGAGATAAATAATATTATCAAACTTTTAGAAGCTAAAAACTATAAAACAGAAGTAACTTATAGAGAGTTAGCCATAAAACTTCTACAAGAAGATAAAAAGACTTTTCTTAGTTTTCACGATGAACCAATATGGATTGAATTACAACCTCTATTAAACAATGCTTTTGAACATCTTTATATTCATTTTCATACTAAAAATATGAAAGATATTTTTGATGATGAAAAATTTGCTTTTGCAAAAGGAGCTGTAAAAGAGACTGTAGTTTTAAATGAAAAAATAGAAAATAAAACGCTAAGTGATAAAATAGATAATCTCTTAATCAATAAATTTTTAGGACTTCCCATCTTTTTATTTTTGATGTGGGTTCTTTTTCAATTAACCTTTGAACTTGGTAATATTCCAATGGATATTATTGATAGCTTTTTTGCAACTTTAATTGAGAGTACAAAAAATGCTTTAGGAGAGAATCAACTCTCTTCTATTATTGCAGATGGAGCTATTGCAGGAGTTGGTTCTGTAATTTTATTTCTACCAAACATTGTAATTTTATTTTTTGGAATTGCCCTTTTAGAGACTACTGGTTATATGAGTAGAGTTGCTTTTTTGTTAGATGGATTTTTTCATAAATTTGGTTTACATGGAAAATCTTTTATCCCTTTAGTTACTGGATTTGGTTGTTCCGTTCCTGCTTATATGTCAGCAAGAACACTAAAAAATGAAAAAGATAGACTTCTTACACTATTTATCATTGGTTTTATGTCTTGTGGAGCTAGACTTCCAATTTATGTACTTTTTACTGGAGCTTTTTTCTCTCAAGAACAAGCTGGAAATATCCTATTTCTAATCTATATTTCAGGTGCCCTATTAGGTCTTATTGCCGCAAAAGTATTAAAAATAACAGTATTTAAAAATGAAGATGAGCCTTTTGTAATGGAGATGCCTAAATATAGACTTCCTTCCTTTAAACTTATTTGGCATACTGTTTCAAATCAAGCTTTAATGTATTTAAAAAAGGCTGGTACTTTTATTTTAGCAGCTTCTATTCTTATTTGGTTTGCTTCAAACTATCCAAAGCACCTTGATTATGAAGAGATGATGAATAAAAAAATTGAAAAAGCTGTAAATATTCAAGAAGTTGAAAAACTAGAAAATGAGATTGCTTTATATAATTTAGAAAACTCTTATTTAGGAAAAATTGGTAAATTTTCTCAACCTCTTTTTGAACCTTTAGGTTTTGATTGGAGAATGACAGTAGCACTTGAAACAGGGCTTGCTGCAAAAGAAATTGTAGTATCTACTTTAGGAATACTTTATGGTTTAGGTGAAGAACTATCAGAAGAGAGTGATAGTTTAATAGACAAAGTAAGAGCTAATATACCTTTTACTTCAGCTGTAGCATTTATTGTTTTTGTAATGATTTATTTACCTTGTTTAGCAGCATCAATGGTATTTACAAGGGAAGCTGGGGGTTGGAAATATTTTGTTTATCTATTTATATTTACAACTACTACAGCATGGGTATTATCTTTTATAGCATACAACATAGCAAAAGTAATAGTTATTTAA